The following proteins come from a genomic window of Frankia casuarinae:
- a CDS encoding AAA family ATPase — translation MTIQYVRDATPSTGADDHHAAGGMLSPTNPPSPASTPAQPRLRALYLSELETFETYETHSATLHLAADRVYKRKKPVNLGFLDFTDRRTRESVCRSEVALNRRLAPDVYLGVADLLDDTGEVIDHLVVMRRMPASRRLSTLVRRRSRVGPALRTVARALAVFHQRCETSPEIAVAGQRATLEGLWREGLEGISPYRGTLLDAAVVDEIGELALRYLAGRETLLGDRVRAGWIRDGHGDLLADDIYCLGDGPRILDCIEFDPRLRFGDVLGDVAFLAMDLERLGAPEEAAEFLDAYREFSGEVHPRSLQHLYVAYRAFVRAKVTCIRGGQGDPDAAEEARRLLAVAHRHLRAGRVQLVVVGGLPGTGKTTLAGRLAGVGDGWVLLRSDVIRQELTGMPLREGGPAADTTAGGYASALRNASGTATRTGARRDAGTGAAATSDPATSDPADGDPATSDPRFGTGRYAPEITDATYAEMLRRAEAALARGERVVLDASWSSARHRRAAAELAASVCADLVELHCVTAPEVAAARIGRRAAAGTDPSEATMAIHRAMAARADPWPSATVVRTAVPVAEALQTVLAHLD, via the coding sequence ATGACCATCCAGTACGTGCGGGATGCGACGCCCTCCACCGGGGCGGACGACCATCACGCGGCCGGAGGGATGTTGTCCCCGACGAACCCGCCGTCCCCCGCCTCAACCCCGGCCCAGCCCCGGCTGCGCGCCCTGTACCTGTCCGAGCTGGAGACGTTCGAGACCTACGAGACGCACAGCGCCACGCTGCACCTGGCCGCCGATCGCGTGTACAAGCGCAAGAAGCCGGTGAACCTGGGCTTCCTCGACTTCACCGACCGCCGCACCCGGGAGTCGGTCTGCCGGTCGGAGGTCGCGCTCAACCGCCGGCTGGCCCCCGACGTCTACCTGGGTGTCGCCGATCTCCTCGACGACACCGGTGAGGTGATCGACCACCTGGTCGTGATGCGGCGGATGCCGGCGAGCCGGCGGCTGTCCACCCTCGTCCGCCGGCGCAGCCGGGTCGGCCCGGCACTGCGCACGGTCGCCCGGGCGCTGGCGGTGTTCCACCAGCGGTGCGAGACCTCACCGGAGATCGCGGTGGCGGGGCAGCGGGCGACCCTGGAGGGGCTGTGGCGGGAGGGCCTGGAAGGCATCTCCCCCTACCGCGGCACCCTGCTGGACGCGGCGGTGGTCGACGAGATCGGCGAACTGGCGCTGCGCTACCTGGCCGGCCGGGAGACCCTGCTCGGCGATCGGGTGCGCGCCGGGTGGATCCGCGACGGGCACGGCGACCTGCTCGCCGACGACATCTACTGCCTCGGCGACGGACCCCGTATCCTCGACTGCATCGAGTTCGACCCGCGGCTGCGCTTCGGTGACGTCCTCGGCGACGTCGCGTTCCTGGCGATGGATCTGGAACGCCTCGGCGCGCCGGAGGAGGCCGCCGAGTTCCTCGACGCCTACCGGGAGTTCAGCGGCGAGGTGCACCCGCGGTCGTTGCAGCATCTCTACGTCGCCTACCGGGCGTTCGTCCGGGCGAAGGTGACCTGTATCCGGGGCGGGCAGGGTGATCCCGACGCGGCCGAGGAGGCCCGCCGGCTGCTGGCCGTCGCCCACCGTCATCTGCGGGCTGGCCGGGTCCAGCTCGTCGTGGTCGGCGGGCTGCCCGGGACGGGCAAGACGACCCTGGCCGGCCGGCTGGCCGGGGTCGGTGACGGCTGGGTGCTGCTGCGCTCCGACGTGATCCGCCAGGAGCTGACCGGGATGCCCCTGCGTGAGGGCGGGCCGGCCGCGGACACCACCGCCGGCGGGTATGCCAGTGCCCTGCGCAACGCCAGCGGCACCGCCACGAGAACCGGGGCCCGCCGCGACGCCGGTACCGGCGCGGCCGCGACCTCCGACCCCGCGACCTCCGACCCCGCGGACGGCGACCCCGCGACCTCCGACCCGCGGTTCGGCACCGGGCGCTACGCCCCCGAGATCACCGACGCGACGTACGCCGAGATGCTGCGCCGCGCCGAGGCGGCTCTCGCCCGCGGGGAACGGGTGGTGCTGGACGCATCCTGGTCGAGCGCGCGTCACCGCCGGGCCGCCGCCGAGCTCGCCGCAAGCGTCTGCGCCGACCTGGTGGAGCTGCACTGCGTGACGGCACCGGAGGTGGCGGCCGCCCGGATCGGGCGCCGCGCCGCCGCGGGCACCGACCCGTCGGAGGCGACGATGGCCATCCACCGGGCGATGGCTGCCCGTGCCGACCCCTGGCCGTCGGCGACGGTGGTACGCACCGCCGTCCCGGTCGCCGAGGCCCTGCAGACGGTCCTCGCCCACCTCGACTGA